The Dunckerocampus dactyliophorus isolate RoL2022-P2 chromosome 1, RoL_Ddac_1.1, whole genome shotgun sequence genome has a segment encoding these proteins:
- the her9 gene encoding hairy-related 9, with translation MPADTMEKQTGSPMAGAPANGSHTPDKPKNASEHRKSSKPIMEKRRRARINESLGQLKTLILDALKKDSSRHSKLEKADILEMTVKHLRNLQRVQMSAALPPDATVLSKYRAGFNECMNEVTRFLSTSEGVNVEVRSRLLNHLSSCMGQMMAINYPQQQQQAPPQQAHLGQPLHVQLPSTLPISPAMASKLSPAETASPKVFGGFQLVPASDGQFAFLIPNPAFAAATAAPVIPLYANAGLPVAINGPSAPTAASPVHGMTSFSGGSQAVSPVGVSPGSDSGEAVWRPW, from the exons ATGCCAGCTGATACTATGGAAAAGCAGACAGGCTCCCCAATGGCTGGTGCCCCAGCAAACGGATCACACACACCGGACAAGCCAAAAAATGCCAGCGAGCATAGAAAG TCATCCAAGCCCATCATGGAGAAAAGGCGCAGAGCAAGAATTAACGAAAGCCTTGGTCAGCTCAAGACGCTCATCCTAGATGCACTGAAGAAAGAT AGCTCCAGACACTCCAAGCTGGAGAAGGCAGACATCCTGGAGATGACAGTGAAACACCTGAGGAACCTGCAGCGCGTCCAGATGAGTG CAGCTCTCCCTCCTGACGCCACCGTCCTGAGCAAGTACAGAGCAGGATTCAACGAGTGCATGAATGAAGTCACTCGCTTCTTGTCCACCTCCGAGGGGGTAAATGTGGAGGTGAGGTCGAGGCTGCTCAACCACTTGTCCAGCTGTATGGGTCAGATGATGGCCATAAACTacccgcagcagcagcagcaagctCCCCCCCAGCAGGCCCATCTTGGTCAGCCCCTCCATGTGCAGCTCCCCTCCACCCTGCCCATCAGTCCCGCAATGGCCTCCAAACTCAGCCCAGCCGAAACAGCCTCGCCTAAGGTGTTCGGCGGCTTTCAACTGGTGCCAGCATCCGATGGACAGTTCGCCTTCTTGATCCCTAACCCTGCATTTGCAGCTGCCACAGCAGCACCGGTTATTCCCCTGTATGCAAACGCAGGGCTGCCGGTGGCTATCAACGGGCCTTCGGCGCCCACTGCTGCATCACCGGTCCACGGTATGACGTCTTTCTCCGGGGGATCCCAGGCGGTCAGCCCGGTGGGTGTGAGCCCTGGCTCGGACAGCGGCGAGGCAGTGTGGCGTCCATGGTAG